One genomic window of Panulirus ornatus isolate Po-2019 chromosome 14, ASM3632096v1, whole genome shotgun sequence includes the following:
- the LOC139753067 gene encoding uncharacterized protein — protein MLIVVLGVALTAALVLAFLSSAFILFIILTSKQYKNSTCLLHLQLMVTGVLLSLLFIIFSTPSFIQGRWFLHDDLSLEEVPDAPTPPYPEVPWGGPTNATDNLTLGSLPPPQHAYSWLASRDLENLTRNTSVATPSSASPNDSVPDAVEPDIWGSDALCRVYGFLLVMLHTVAVWVVVGLHCDKYCAIATPLRYNQIVTRHRVAAFSCLAWLLSLALASPPLMGTYAYTFSQGVCLPVWHRTDATVYTWTLTTLCIILPFTILLIVNSRIIMIARHHQHRIFSAIFEVMMSAQATVTHQKNPFDIPKKKRKSVWTVLEQIVAFVVCYYPFFGTVIWESLQGRRANQYWGLLGITLLLISPLVNSFIYGVKCKNIRKAFRNYLRKKLYKTEVKHEIQARIPSATNSRRPSISSTLAMPILQKSLQRRMSDYLLQDQTSPPKLVRRSSDMSWHPLEDGTPSPTRLRRPIDAVKPPSDTSPVGSHSPASVSNFLTVPTFEAARSYYIGQQRVRLSISSLDSDASVSVREMRTEEENLTGSPSPDILSRGLALAKLQDSLPLQPLGTPEHSANRSKSLELPLISCHATPSKSATQTDGKNQADCQTPLLCKAFERPARSASLNSSSPHVLRTLEAILSVRMSQSLLRQGSGWGGSQGSLERLSKFLRESRRCTLPQQSSYAPFTLRSASSHEHLPDHTSDCLTTPDTPESKDVSVLTFITPLVNGSACMGVCGKDSPHETTLMVP, from the exons ATGCTCATTGTGGTGCTCGGCGTGGCGCTCACCGCTGCCCTGGTGCTCGCGTTCCTCTCCAGCGccttcatcctcttcatcatcctcaccagcAAGCAG TACAAGAACAGCACGTGCCTCCTGCATCTGCAGCTCATGGTGACGGGCGTCTTGCTATCCCTGCTCTTCATCATCTTCTCCACGCCCTCCTTCATACAG GGTCGCTGGTTTCTCCACGACGACCTGAGCCTAGAGGAGGTGCCAGACGCCCCAACCCCACCTTACCCCGAGGTTCCCTGGGGTGGCCCCACCAACGCCACCGACAACCTCACGCTGgggtcactccctcctccacaacacgCGTACTCCTGGTTGGCCTCACGGGACCTTGAAAACCTGACTCGCAACACCAGCGTTGCGACGCCCTCCTCCGCCTCGCCCAACGACAGCGTTCCCGACGCGGTCGAGCCCGACATCTGGGGTAGTGATGCTCTGTGTCGCGTGTACGGGTTCCTGCTGGTGATGCTGCACACGGTGgcggtgtgggtggtagtgggccTCCACTGCGACAAGTACTGCGCCATCGCGACGCCCTTGCGCTACAACCAGATCGTGACGCGGCACCGAGTGGCCGCCTTCTCCTGCCTGGCTTGGCTGCTGAGTCTGGCCCTGGCCTCACCACCCCTCATGGGCACCTACGCCTACACCTTCTCACAGGGCGTCTGCCTACCCGTCTGGCATCGTACCGATGCCACCGTATACACCTGGACACTCACGACGCTCTGCATCATCCTCCCCTTTACCATCCTCCTCATCGTCAACAGCCGGATCATCATGATCgcacgtcatcaccaacaccgcaTCTTCTCAGCCATATTTGAAGTCATGATGTCGGCACAGGCCACAGTCACCCACCAAAAGAACCCGTTCGATATcccaaagaaaaagagaaagtcaGTGTGGACAGTATTAGAGCAAATCGTGGCATTTGTAGTGTGTTATTACCCTTTCTTTGGGACAGTCATCTGGGAGTCCTTGCAAGGCAGACGAGCTAATCAGTACTGGGGACTCTTGGGGATCACCTTGTTACTCATTTCCCCTCTTGTGAATTCTTTTATATACGGAGTTAAGTGTAAGAATATCCGCAAAGCGTTTAGAAACTATCTCAGGAAGAAGCTGTATAAAACAGAGGTCAAacacgagattcaggctcgaaTCCCCTCGGCGACCAATTCCCGCCGACCATCCATCTCCTCCACACTGGCCATGCCCATACTGCAGAAGTCCCTGCAACGCCGTATGTCAGACTACCTCCTACAGGACCAGACCAGCCCGCCCAAGCTAGTGAGGAGGTCCTCCGACATGTCTTGGCATCCCTTAGAGGACGGAACGCCCTCGCCTACGCGACTGCGACGCCCCATAGACGCTGTCAAGCCGCCCAGTGATACCTCGCCCGTGGGTTCCCACTCCCCAGCCAGCGTCTCCAACTTCTTAACTGTGCCGACGTTCGAGGCTGCGCGCTCCTACTACATCGGGCAGCAGCGAGTGcgtctctccatctcttccttaGACTCCGATGCTAGTGTCTCTGTCAGGGAGATGCGCACCGAAGAGGAGAACTTAACAGGCTCTCCCTCACCCGATATCCTGTCCCGTGGGTTAGCTCTGGCCAAGCTGCaagattccctccccctccagccgcTGGGCACACCCGAGCATTCAGCAAACAGATCAAAGTCCCTAGAATTACCTCTCATCAGCTGCCACGCAACGCCCTCCAAGTCTGCCACTCAGACTGATGGGAAGAACCAGGCAGACTGCCAAACTCCGTTACTATGCAAGGCCTTTGAGCGGCCCGCCCGAAGCGCCAGTCTCAACTCTTCGTCGCCACACGTCCTGAGGACGCTGGAGGCCATCCTGTCAGTGCGGATGTCCCAGTCATTGCTGAGGCAAGGATCCGGGTGGGGCGGGTCTCAGGGAAGCCTCGAACGGCTCTCCAAGTTCCTTCGGGAGAGCCGCCGCTGCACCTTGCCACAGCAGAGCTCTTACGCCCCATTCACGCTGCGTAGCGCCAGCAGCCACGAGCACCTCCCCGACCACACGAGTGACTGCCTCACCACCCCGGACACACCCGAGAGTAAAGACGTCAGTGTCCTCACCTTCATCACGCCCTTAGTGAATGGCAGCGCCTGCATGGGTGTGTGCGGCAAGGACTCGCCCCACGAGACGACTCTCATGGTGCCATAG